In Canis lupus dingo isolate Sandy chromosome 1, ASM325472v2, whole genome shotgun sequence, a single genomic region encodes these proteins:
- the SEC11C gene encoding signal peptidase complex catalytic subunit SEC11C isoform X1: MVRAGAVGTHLPASGLDIFGDLRKMNKRQLYYQVLNFAMIVSSALMIWKGLIVLTGSESPIVVVLSGSMEPAFHRGDLLFLTNFREDPIRAGEIVVFKVEGRDIPIVHRVIKVHEKDNGDIKFLTKGDNNEVDDRGLYKEGQNWLEKKDVVGRARGFLPYVGMVTIIMNDYPKFKYALLAVMGAYVLLKRES; this comes from the exons ATGGTGCGCGCGGGCGCCGTGGGGACGCACCTCCCGGCGTCCGGCTTGGACATCTTCGGGGACCTGAGGAAGATGAACAAGCGGCAG CTCTATTACCAGGTTTTAAACTTTGCCATGATCGTGTCTTCTGCGCTTATGATCTGGAAAGGCTTGATCGTCCTCACCGGCAGTGAGAGCCCGATCGTGGTGGTGCTCAG TGGCAGTATGGAGCCCGCCTTTCACAGGGGCGACCTTTTGTTCCTGACAAACTTCCGGGAAGACCCTATTAGAGCTGGTGAAATCGTGGTCTTTAAAGTCGAAGGACGAGACATTCCAATAGTTCACAGAGTGATCAAAGTTCATGAAAA AGATAATGGAGACATCAAATTTCTGACTAAAGGAGACAATAATGAAGTTGACGACAGAGGCTTGTACAAAGAAGGCCAGAACTGGCTTGAGAAGAAGGATGTGGTGGGAAGAGCCAGAGG GTTTTTACCATATGTTGGTATGGTTACCATAATAATGAACGACTATCCAAAATTCAAG TATGCTCTTTTGGCTGTAATGGGTGCATATGTGTTACTAAAACGTGAATCCTAA
- the SEC11C gene encoding signal peptidase complex catalytic subunit SEC11C isoform X2: MVRAGAVGTHLPASGLDIFGDLRKMNKRQLYYQVLNFAMIVSSALMIWKGLIVLTGSESPIVVVLRDNGDIKFLTKGDNNEVDDRGLYKEGQNWLEKKDVVGRARGFLPYVGMVTIIMNDYPKFKYALLAVMGAYVLLKRES, encoded by the exons ATGGTGCGCGCGGGCGCCGTGGGGACGCACCTCCCGGCGTCCGGCTTGGACATCTTCGGGGACCTGAGGAAGATGAACAAGCGGCAG CTCTATTACCAGGTTTTAAACTTTGCCATGATCGTGTCTTCTGCGCTTATGATCTGGAAAGGCTTGATCGTCCTCACCGGCAGTGAGAGCCCGATCGTGGTGGTGCTCAG AGATAATGGAGACATCAAATTTCTGACTAAAGGAGACAATAATGAAGTTGACGACAGAGGCTTGTACAAAGAAGGCCAGAACTGGCTTGAGAAGAAGGATGTGGTGGGAAGAGCCAGAGG GTTTTTACCATATGTTGGTATGGTTACCATAATAATGAACGACTATCCAAAATTCAAG TATGCTCTTTTGGCTGTAATGGGTGCATATGTGTTACTAAAACGTGAATCCTAA